One window of Deltaproteobacteria bacterium genomic DNA carries:
- a CDS encoding branched-chain amino acid aminotransferase, producing MEITVNQAEEHERRTKPTDESNLGFGDIVTDHMFKMDWIPEKGWHNPRIEPYGPLSIDPAAMVLHYGQEVFEGLKAYRGANDGIYLFRPTENFKRLNRSAKRLVMPEVDVDLAMEALKQLLKVDRDWIPKSGGTSLYIRPTMIATEPHLGVRPANAYLFYIIIGPVGAYYKEGLNPVKIHVEDYFVRAAIGGTGEAKTSGNYAASLLAAEEAKKKGFTQVLWLDAAERKYVEEVGTMNMFFLIDDELITAPLNGSILPGVTRDSVIQIVKEWGIRLSERSLTIDEVIAAARNATLKEAFGTGTAAVISPVGQITYKGEDFIVAGGKMGELSRRLYDEIVAIQYGHKPDPYGWVVKIG from the coding sequence ATGGAAATTACAGTGAACCAGGCAGAGGAACATGAACGAAGAACAAAACCCACTGATGAATCCAACCTCGGTTTCGGCGACATCGTTACCGATCACATGTTCAAGATGGACTGGATCCCGGAAAAAGGCTGGCACAACCCCCGGATCGAACCCTACGGACCCCTCTCCATCGACCCGGCCGCCATGGTCCTTCACTATGGTCAGGAGGTGTTTGAGGGGCTGAAGGCCTACAGGGGGGCGAACGACGGGATATATCTGTTCAGGCCCACCGAGAATTTCAAACGTCTCAACCGCTCAGCCAAAAGACTGGTCATGCCGGAGGTGGATGTGGATCTGGCCATGGAGGCGCTGAAACAGCTTCTCAAGGTGGACAGGGACTGGATCCCGAAGAGCGGCGGCACATCGCTCTACATCCGGCCCACCATGATCGCCACCGAACCCCACCTGGGTGTCCGGCCGGCCAACGCCTATCTCTTTTACATCATCATCGGCCCGGTGGGGGCCTACTACAAAGAGGGCCTCAACCCGGTCAAGATCCATGTGGAGGATTATTTCGTCCGGGCGGCCATCGGCGGGACCGGCGAAGCCAAGACCTCGGGCAACTATGCCGCGAGCCTCCTGGCCGCGGAAGAGGCCAAGAAAAAGGGCTTCACCCAGGTGCTATGGCTGGATGCGGCCGAGAGGAAATACGTGGAAGAGGTGGGGACCATGAACATGTTTTTCCTCATAGATGATGAACTGATCACCGCGCCTTTGAACGGGAGCATCCTCCCCGGCGTCACCCGGGACTCGGTCATTCAGATCGTCAAGGAATGGGGGATAAGGCTCTCGGAGCGGTCCCTCACCATTGATGAGGTCATTGCGGCCGCCAGAAATGCTACGCTCAAAGAGGCCTTCGGCACGGGCACGGCTGCCGTCATCTCCCCGGTGGGCCAGATCACCTACAAGGGAGAGGATTTTATCGTGGCCGGAGGCAAGATGGGCGAACTGTCCCGCCGGTTGTATGATGAAATCGTGGCCATCCAGTATGGACACAAACCCGACCCTTATGGATGGGTGGTGAAGATCGGGTAG